The sequence TCCCGGAGCATCTTGTATTCCTGCTTGAATCGCATGACCTCTTCATGCCCGGTAAATTCGGATTTCAGAACCTTTAAAATAACCGTACCCTGGGAGACAGTATCTCTGCATCTGTACACCGATTTTCTATCATTATCGGAGATCGTTTCTTGTATTAGATAATTCTCTATCACTGTCATGCCCAGTCCACCTTTTAAGCGTTATCCCCTACACTTCGAAATCGGCATCAAAGTCAAAAATATACGCTGCAATAAGCCATATTATCCAGCAGTTTACGCCAAAGAACAAATATCCGAAATACCCCAGGATGGGCATCTCCGAAAAAATATGTATTTTGTCAAGATAGGGAATGGAGTACTTCCAATAATTCGGATTGGTAGGCAAAGAATCATGAAACCATTCGCTTCCAAAATTCCAAAATTCCCAAAAGAAGCCATTAAACAGGGTAGCCAGGGCGATTAGGATGAGCGAAGACCAATTGCCATTTTTTATTGGAGTAAAAGGAGTCCAGTACCCTGTTAAAGCCATAGCCGCGGAAAGAAGAGGAACAAGTGCGACCCAAAGGACCCAGAACAGCACATAAGGATAGTACCCCATGCCAAAAGCCAACCCCAAGCCGAGAATATAGTATACGAGAAGAAATGTCCGGTTCACCGAAAATTTAGGGCCGCTCCGGTACCGGTTTCTGAACCCTTTGATCGTCTTCAGCAGCAAATACCATTCAAAAATGGCGGGCAGAACGGTAGTGTAAGATAAAGAAAACCAAAAGACGTTCCCGAAATTCGTAAAGACTTCATTGTTCGGATAATACCAGTTCTCGATGACAAAGAAATTTAGAAACTCAAAGGCAAACCAGCTGAAACAGGAGACGACGGCAAGCAGTTGCATGGTGTGCGGTTTCTTGGAGATGATGGAATTCCCGTTATTCCGCTTATACACGATGCCGTCCAGAATCAAAATAAAGGCCCACCATAACGGAACGAATGTATAGTATTCAAAGGAAATAAAGTAGTGAACGCGTCCCCACATGAACAACCAGCTTATTCCAAGCACAGGCAGGCTCCACCAGAACCATACGGGAAAAGGCGTCTTCTTATCGGGTCCGGGCCGACCATCCTCAGTCTTCTTGAAGCCGAATAGTCCAGGGAAGATCAGGAACAGAGCGATGAATATCGCTACCAATGAAGCCAAGGTAAAATACAGCAGATTGAAGCCCGGGTCCGCCTCAACTTTCTGAGCGGGAAAATCGCCATACCCTGGCGGAAGCCCCTTCCATTTCACCACACTTCCTATGTACGGCAAGATAAAAATCAAGCTGAAAGTAACTATAAGTATAAGCTTTTTTTGCCACTTTTTCACCAACATCACCTTTCTTATCGTACAGATGGCGAATACCTGTTGTCTTTATTAACGGCTTAACCGGGAGTGCTGTGAAGAGACTTAATAATTTTCATATAAGAATAAGAAATTCTTTATTTTTTATTGTTTTATGTAAAATCATTTACGATATTTAACGTCTCTCTTACAATCATCTTATATTAATGATGAGATGAGGATGACCATGGACGAGATCGACCGCAGTATTCTGGAAGCGCTGAAGGAGAACAGCCGGACGACCGTTTCCGATATCAGCAAAAGAGTGAAGCTCTCGATTCCCGCCGTTACGGAGAGAATCCGCAAAATGGACGAGTCCGGAATGATCGAAGAATACACCGTCAAGATCAACCGGGCCAAGGCAGGCTACAAGCTGCTGGCGTTCGTGCTGGTCGTCATCGACCGGACGGAGCAAATTCCCGCCTTCCGCGCATTTATATCAGACTGTGACGAGGTGCTGGAGTGCCACCATCTTGCAGGCGAATTTGACTACTTGCTGAAGGTGCTTGTGGAGGACACCGGAGAGCTGGAGAAATTTTTATCCGATAGGCTGAAGCGTGTGCCGGGAGTCATTAGAAGCAATACCATGATTTCCTTGTCTTCACTTAAAGAGAAGTGGAACAGATGAACGGGGGGAGCACATGATATTCAAGGGATTAAAATTGGGCCTTCTGCTTCAGCTTGCCGTGGGCCCGATTTGTTTGTTTATTTTTCAAGCCGCCTCGCTGCGCGGCTTCGCCGCCGCCGAAGCGGGAGTCGCCGGCGTAACGCTGGCTGACGCTCTGTTCATTCTCGCCGCGCTGCGGGGGGTTACCCTGCTTGTCGCCAAGCGGAAGCCCGGCAGCATTCTTTATATGCTCGGAGCGGGTACGCTTATGGTGTTCGGCCTTAATATGATCGCGGGAATATTCGGGTACAGCCTGCTCCCAGTCCTCCCAATTGCGGATGGCTCAGGCCAAGACGGCATGTTTGTCCGCGCTTTTCTGCTGACCGCATCCAATCCGCTGACCCTTCTCTTCTGGACCGGAATCTTTTCGGCAAAGATGGCTGAGCTAAAGCTGCGGAGCAGCGAGCTGACTTGGTACGGGCTGGGCTGCCTGCTGGCGACCGTTCTGTTTCTGACGGCGGTTGCGCT is a genomic window of Paenibacillus durus ATCC 35681 containing:
- a CDS encoding Lrp/AsnC family transcriptional regulator; this translates as MDEIDRSILEALKENSRTTVSDISKRVKLSIPAVTERIRKMDESGMIEEYTVKINRAKAGYKLLAFVLVVIDRTEQIPAFRAFISDCDEVLECHHLAGEFDYLLKVLVEDTGELEKFLSDRLKRVPGVIRSNTMISLSSLKEKWNR
- a CDS encoding LysE family translocator yields the protein MIFKGLKLGLLLQLAVGPICLFIFQAASLRGFAAAEAGVAGVTLADALFILAALRGVTLLVAKRKPGSILYMLGAGTLMVFGLNMIAGIFGYSLLPVLPIADGSGQDGMFVRAFLLTASNPLTLLFWTGIFSAKMAELKLRSSELTWYGLGCLLATVLFLTAVALLGQLAHPLVTPAFAKWLNFLTGILFLFFALRLIVKWIFRSEAPTA